CAACATTTCAAGCTGGTTGATCTTCTTAATCCTGTGTTCTGCTTCTTTGAGATAATAGGGAACTCCATCGGTTATAGCATATATTTTCACCAGTTCCTCAACTTTGAATTCAGGGAAAAAAGCACCTGTAAGTTTAAACTTAAGTGGTTCTACCTTGATCTGTCCCGTCCGCCTCCCGTACAACGGACTTTTGCTGCCCAGAACATGACGCTCCATCATGCTGATGGACGAACCGCACAGTATAAGCATCACGTTTGAATCTTTAAGGTATAGGTCCCAAGCCTTTTGGAATATTGAAGGGATAGCTTTGTTGCCGTTTATAAGAAATGGATACTCATCTATCGCAATGACCAATCTTTCTTCTGTGTTAGCTGCCTCTTTTAGCGTATCCAGCCAATCAATGGTTGACTGGCCTAAAATTTCATTGCCCAGTCTGTCTGCAACAAGTGTCCTGAATTCAGAAAGATTTGCAGAATCCCCTCTTTCATCAGCAAGGAAATACACTGCACGCTTTTCCTTTATGAACCTGCGCAGCAGTTCAGTTTTCCCAATCCTCCTTCTCCCGAATATTACAATAAATTCGCTCCTGTCCGAGAGGTATGCAGAGTTTAAGTGTTGCAGTTCATTTTCCCTGTTGACGAATTTGTTAAACACAATTAGCATAATCGTGTTTAAAGTATATATATTTAATCAGGTTTAGTATCAAACAGCAGGACATTGATACTATGAAGAACCTGGGTCTGGTTTGGATCCCTGGTGTCATGACCGGCCTGCTGTTGGGAGAGGGCGACCCCCTGGAAGCGGCTTCTACCGGGAAGTATCCTTAAATAATGAGAATATCAAGTTCTAATAAAGATTGGTTAAACATGATTAATTCATCTAAGATAGATCTTGGAACACTTGGTTGGGATTTATTATTTGAAGAGAGCTTTAGTCCACACCAGCTCCAGGGACTTGTTCCTGGCCGTATAACCCAGGTCCAGCGGAAGAGTTGTATTGCACTCACTGAAAATGGAGAGATCGAGGTCAAAGTATCAGGCAAATTCAGGTTCGATACTATTAAGAAAGGATCATATCCGGTTGTTGGGGATTGGGTGGGGATTAAGAAAGAATTTAACGATGACAGGGGGATCATCCAGGCAGTCCTTCCAAGAAAGAGCAAATTCTCCCGAAAAGTTGCCGGGAGAGTTACAGAAGAACAAATAATAGTCGCAAATGTGGATTTCGTCTGGATCGTATCAGGCCTTGATAATGATTTCAACATCAAGCGGATTGAAAGATACCTCACTTTGGCATCAGAGAGTGGATCAAAACCTGTGGTAATATTAAACAAATCCGACCTTTGTGATGATCCTGATGTGAGAATAGAGCAAGTGAAGAGAATCGCTCCATCTACCCCTATCTATTCCCTGAGTGCAGAACTCAACCATGGGCTGGATGTACTTAATCGATACTTAGGGAAGGGAAAGACGATAGCCCTCATCGGGTCATCAGGAGTAGGCAAGTCCACTATTATCAATAGACTTCTCGGTGTGGACCGTCAGAAGGTGGGGACTGTGAGGGAATCAGATAGCCATGGAAGGCACATTACGACTTATCGTGAGATGATTATGCTTCCAAATGGCGGGATGATTATTGATAATCCCGGGATGAGGGAGATCCAGTTATTGTCCAATGGCAATGGTCTTAACGATGTTTTTAAGGATATTGAGGAGGTTGCCCAGCATTGCAGGTTCAGAGATTGCATCCATGAAAGCGAACCGGGCTGTGCAGTTAAGGAAGCACTTGATAAAGGAGAGCTTGATCCCCGTCGATACACACATTATTTGAAATTGAGAAAGGAGATAGAATTCCTTTCAATTAAACACAATGAGATGGTCAGAAGCACAGAGAAGGCAAAATGGAAGAACTTAGCTAAGTACGGAAGAGAAATACGAAAACTCAAAACGGGAGAGGATAGATAACTTATCACTTAAACATAACGTCACATAACAGAGTATGTCTGGTTCGGGCTTTTAGCCCTCACTAAAATTCCTCGCTATACTTGGAGCTTCAGATACGCTCGGAACGTTATATCTAATTTGCTCGTCCGCCTATAAAGTTGCCTAATCTAGTATAGAACTGTTCTGGATTATCATTCATAACGAAATGCCCACTGTTATAAATTTCGATTTTCCTAATATTTCCTAACTCATTCAAAACTTTCATTTCAGAATTCTTATCACCATAAAAATAGACTTTTTTTGTTTTTAGAGACTTGAATTTTGCTAATAATTTTCCGCTATCTGACCATTTAACCAATGATTCTGATGAACTATAGAATGCTAATGTGTTCGATTTTTTATTCCATTCCAACCATAACTTTGAACTTTTATTATTTAATTCTTTAGTTTCAGATTTTAATTCCACGAAAACACTTTTTCTAAATTCTTCAAAGCTTACACTCATTGTTTTTCTACTTAACAATCCACAATCTTCACTAACAAGATTCCCTTCAATATTTGTAAATGAGATCAATTTATTTGATAATTTTTCTGCCAATAATAATCCAATTGCACCACCCATACTGTGGGCTACTATGTGAACTCTCTTTGGATTTAATTCATCAAGAAGAAGCTTGCAGATTTCAGCATGAACTTCCATTGTATAAGTAAAATCCTGTGGTTTTGAAGAATCACCAAATCCAACCAAATCAAAGGCCAATAATGAAAAATCATTGAATTGAGTGAAATTAAAAACAGCATCAAAAGACTCTTTTGTACAGCCCAATCCATGAATAAAAACAATTACTTCTTTCCTGCTTTCTTTGTAATTTGCAGAAATTTCCAATTTTTTTTCATTGTACTTGATTTTGAAAGTTTTTGAATTCATACTAGAAATATAATTCTATAACATTTTATAATTTTTAGGCGGGCGGTGGTAGAGTGTAAGAAAGGGGGGCTGGATTTGTTTTTCAATATTAACCACAGAGTCCACAGAGAGACACAGAGAAATGTAATAGTGCTCTTTGTACTTGCCCTCTGTGGTTTTATAGAACATAGCTTCCTATAAATTCCCCCGCAGTTGTTCGGCATGTAATATTCGTTTTATTGCAAGCCCCAGAGCTGCCCTTCTCATGGTATAATTATTTTGCTCGTACAGCTTGAATATATCATTAAAGGATGATATCATGGTCCATTGTAACCTATCCAGGACTTTTTTCTCTTTCCAGTAATCATTACTGATATTCTGGATCCATTCAAAATAGCTAACCACCACACCACCTGCATTGGCAAGAATATCTGGTATAACCATGATGTTGCGCTCAAAGAAGATCTCGTCGGCTTTTGTAGTGGTGGGGGCATTGGCCAATTCAATTATCAACGATGCCATCACATGATCTGCATTGTCCTTGTTCAACTGGTTGGACAAAGCGGCAGGTATGAGAATATCGCAATCGCAAACCATCAGTTCCTCATTGGTGATACTGGTGCAACCGGGAAGGTCCACTACACTGCCAGTAGTGACCTTATGGGCTTTGACCAAAGGGAAATCCAACCCATTTGGATTTAATATACCACCCCTGGAATCACTGACAGCAATTATTTTATATCCATTGTCAGCCAGAATCCTGGCAGCGTTCTCACCCACGTTCCCGAATCCCTGGATCGCAATACTGGCAGATTTATCCAGCCCTAATTTAACCATGGCCTCCTCCATCACGTAGAATCCACCCAGTGATGTGGAATATTTTCGGACCAAGCTGCCGCCAAGCTCAATAGGTTTTCCTGTCACTACTGCGGGAGTGTGTTCTCCTTTGATTCGTTCGTACTCATCCAGGATCCAGACCATTATCTGCTCATCAGTATATACATCGGGTGCAGGAATATCCTTTTGAGGTCCGATGAAGTCAGATATGGCACGGACATAGGCCCGGGTCATCTCCTCCAGTTCGTTCTTGCTCAGTTCTTTTGGGTTGGCCACCACTCCCCCCTTGGCACCTCCCAGGGGAATGTTGACTGCAGCGCATTTCAGGGCCATGAGAAATGCCAGGTCTTTCACATGGTCAAGAGTCAGCTCGGGATGGAACCGGGTGCCTCCCTTGGTGGGACCCCTTGCATCGTTGTACTGGACCCTGTGCCCCACGAACATCCTGGTATTGCCCGAATCCATGCGCACCGGAAAATGCACGGTAAAGGACCGTCTGGGCATGTCCAGCAGGTCCATCTCTTCTGATGAGAGGTGCTGGTCCTGATAGATGTTCGTCAGTTCACTCATGAATAGCTTGCAGAGGTTCTGGTCATCAGAATGTATACGCTCGTGTCCCTGCCGTATCATCTGGTCTACCATGAACCGTGCATCCGATGACATTGGTACGGTTTCATTATTGTTCATTGAAATTCCAACCTCAAGTTTAAATATTAAACAATTCTTTTCTATTTCCTGAAATATTCCCTGGTACACTTGGCACCTATGGTTTCAGAGATTCTTTACAGAACCAGGATGTCAGGGACCACAAAGGTACATAATATTCACTACTTTATGGCAACGTAACTTTTTATAGATCCTGCCATGCTCCTTCTTCTTCTTTTAACCATTGTTCAATTATAAGATTTGTGTTTGGAATGTGTTATTTTTCCTTAATCACTGTAATATTAGCATTAATGAATTGTCCGAATTAAAAGATCGACTCGAAAAATGGATAATTGAATACCGGGGCAAACGATGTCCCGATTATTGTGAATCTTGTCCTTGTTGTAAAGCCTGGGATGCATTTGATTATTTGTTCCAGTATGGTGAAGAATAGCTTATTTAAGCACCTTCTACAGAAAATCGAATATTATTGACCTGCTTTGCCTTCTTTATCGTAACCAATTTTATGTCACTAATTACTAAAACTGAATGTTGCCATCCCAGAATATCACTCAGTTTTCATTGAATGTCGAGGAATCCACCTCATAACTCATACTATTTAGATATCACATCCATAGGAAACATTTATTAGTGACAAAATATGTGTTACGTATTGGTGATTTCTATAAGCATACTAAAAGTTAAAGGTGAGAAAGGAAAGACCTTCGAGATAAATCTCGAAGATCTACTCCAAAAGAGATACGAGATGGTACGCGAACTCAGCTTAAGTTCAAAATCGAGAAATGAAATTTGTGCCAGGTTTGACTATTCCCGAAAAACAGGCAATGAATATCTCCGTGCGTGGAAAGAAAAAGGCTGGGAAGGTCTGAATGAAAAACCCAGAGGTCCAAAAACCAAGAGTAAGCGTAAGGAAGATGTTGAAAAACGAATTTTAGATATTAGATTCAATACACCTGATAAGGACATGTACGATATAGAAGAGATACTAACTGGTGAAGGCTATGAAATAAGTGCGAGAAGCGTCGCACGTGTGCTCTCTGAGCATGGTGTGACACTAAAAAAAAAGAAGACGAAGCCATCCCCAGAACCTTAAAAAGTAAAAGTACCAACCCAGAATTTGAAACCCTCTTAACCCAAGGCTTCCAAACAAACTATGGTGCCCAGTATCGAGCTCAACAAGATCGCAGCAATGCTAGCATTAAAGATTTTCTCCTTCAACCTAATTGCCTGCTTGAAAAAAGTTAAGGGAAATGAGTATGAAAAAATGACCGTGGAATCAATTTTCGTGGAGATCCTCGAATTTCCAGCACTTGTAAAGGTCAATGGAGGAAGACTGATTGTTACGTTCTACGGCAACTATAAGGATAGACATAAAAATGCCGTTATGAAGATGATGCAAAAGATTGATAAAACAGGTAGAAATGAACCAATACCCTGGTTAGGAAATAGAAAACTTGAGGTCAGATTTAAGTAAGAATGTAACTTAAATTAAATCGTGGAAATGCCTGTAACATATTTAAATTTCTACATAAATTTATAGCTTTATCGATCGCGTATTATGGAAAATAATTTTTCATAGTTTCAAAGCACTAACAATGATTTGTATGCATTTTTCAAGGTCGCTCATACAAACTAATACAGAACATTTGAAAGCATAGGTATTTTATGAAAGATCAATATACTCTCTAAAAATGGGGAAATGACTGGTGAACTGAAAAAGCATTTTGGCTTGTGGGGAGCAACGGGTATCGCTATCGGCGCAATAATAGGTGCAGGAATTTTTGTCTTAAGCGGTGTAGCATCCGGCAGGGCCAGCGGTCATACTCTCATTCTTAATAGCAGGAATTGCTGCATTCCTCACTGCACTGAGCGCTTTGTTTACGACGATCCATAAAAACAGAAAGCTTGTAAAGAAAATAATGAAACGCCAGCTTCCGCCAAATTCAGCGATCTTGTCAGCCAGACGCTCCCCCAAAGTAAGCCGCCGATCAAATTCAATGTTGATGTTTTGGGACAGGAGCTCTTGCTCCTTTAGACTTTTCACAACTTGCTCTTCTAATGAAGAAAGTTCACCTTTCTCTATTTCGAGCACATTTCGAACGTATTCTGTCCTGAAATGATTAAGATCAGAATTACAAATAAAGCCACCTGAATACCAATCTGGATGAGTTTTT
The sequence above is a segment of the Methanosarcinales archaeon genome. Coding sequences within it:
- a CDS encoding ABC transporter permease, yielding MKNLGLVWIPGVMTGLLLGEGDPLEAASTGKYP
- the rsgA gene encoding ribosome small subunit-dependent GTPase A, which translates into the protein MDLGTLGWDLLFEESFSPHQLQGLVPGRITQVQRKSCIALTENGEIEVKVSGKFRFDTIKKGSYPVVGDWVGIKKEFNDDRGIIQAVLPRKSKFSRKVAGRVTEEQIIVANVDFVWIVSGLDNDFNIKRIERYLTLASESGSKPVVILNKSDLCDDPDVRIEQVKRIAPSTPIYSLSAELNHGLDVLNRYLGKGKTIALIGSSGVGKSTIINRLLGVDRQKVGTVRESDSHGRHITTYREMIMLPNGGMIIDNPGMREIQLLSNGNGLNDVFKDIEEVAQHCRFRDCIHESEPGCAVKEALDKGELDPRRYTHYLKLRKEIEFLSIKHNEMVRSTEKAKWKNLAKYGREIRKLKTGEDR
- a CDS encoding alpha/beta fold hydrolase → MNSKTFKIKYNEKKLEISANYKESRKEVIVFIHGLGCTKESFDAVFNFTQFNDFSLLAFDLVGFGDSSKPQDFTYTMEVHAEICKLLLDELNPKRVHIVAHSMGGAIGLLLAEKLSNKLISFTNIEGNLVSEDCGLLSRKTMSVSFEEFRKSVFVELKSETKELNNKSSKLWLEWNKKSNTLAFYSSSESLVKWSDSGKLLAKFKSLKTKKVYFYGDKNSEMKVLNELGNIRKIEIYNSGHFVMNDNPEQFYTRLGNFIGGRAN
- a CDS encoding Glu/Leu/Phe/Val dehydrogenase; amino-acid sequence: MNNNETVPMSSDARFMVDQMIRQGHERIHSDDQNLCKLFMSELTNIYQDQHLSSEEMDLLDMPRRSFTVHFPVRMDSGNTRMFVGHRVQYNDARGPTKGGTRFHPELTLDHVKDLAFLMALKCAAVNIPLGGAKGGVVANPKELSKNELEEMTRAYVRAISDFIGPQKDIPAPDVYTDEQIMVWILDEYERIKGEHTPAVVTGKPIELGGSLVRKYSTSLGGFYVMEEAMVKLGLDKSASIAIQGFGNVGENAARILADNGYKIIAVSDSRGGILNPNGLDFPLVKAHKVTTGSVVDLPGCTSITNEELMVCDCDILIPAALSNQLNKDNADHVMASLIIELANAPTTTKADEIFFERNIMVIPDILANAGGVVVSYFEWIQNISNDYWKEKKVLDRLQWTMISSFNDIFKLYEQNNYTMRRAALGLAIKRILHAEQLRGNL
- a CDS encoding helix-turn-helix domain containing protein, giving the protein MCYVLVISISILKVKGEKGKTFEINLEDLLQKRYEMVRELSLSSKSRNEICARFDYSRKTGNEYLRAWKEKGWEGLNEKPRGPKTKSKRKEDVEKRILDIRFNTPDKDMYDIEEILTGEGYEISARSVARVLSEHGVTLKKKKTKPSPEP